From Podospora bellae-mahoneyi strain CBS 112042 chromosome 5, whole genome shotgun sequence:
TCGCTGCCACCGGGCTTTGATCCGACAATCTCTTTGCAGGATGAGCCCGAAGACTCGGCACAACGACCACAAGAATGGGTGGCATCCAACCCTACCGAGGTTTCTACCTTCTCACCCGAACCCGCCCGAGCCACCACCCACGCGCGCGATCATGTGGAATCTGGTTCCGTCATGACATCTCCTTTCAGTCCCGAACACTTTCCCGACCAACCTGACACTGGTCGCGTACGGGAACTGGAGGCGCTCTCGGCAGCCATGATGACGGTCGACAACGGATTCGAGAATCAGTGGTGGTATCAAGGGCGGCGATCCCAGGTCCCCGAGGATGCCAACAAAACCAGAAGTCTGCATTCACCGAGGCCAGGAACACCGGAGCATGCCCAGCTGCACCGCTGGTCAACAGAGCCCATAGGCAGCCCCGAGACGATGAGTGCCACCGTCAGCGGCCAGACTCCTTCCCTGGCCCAGACTGGCTTTGTCTCTCCGATCACGGAAGCTGCGAGCCCTGCTCTGGGTTTTGGCACACTTCAACGGACGTTGTCGACGAGGTCGGAAGAGCTGTGGTTTTCTGAACGGGCATAATAGTGTTCTGCAGggttttcctttttttcttgttcaACTTTCTTGGTATTTATTAATGTGATCTAATGTACATTTATCTATGAATGGGACTCGCTCGGCTTTGTGACGTGAGTAATGTGTTTTTTGGAAGAAAAGCGTATTGTGGAATTATTGGggagtttttggggggggttcTTTTTGGTAGTGACTTGTCTCTTTAGCTGAGCCGCCTGTATACAGCGTGGCTTTGTCATTGGCGATATCCAATGTTTAAGATGTATTCTGTTTCTGTCATTTTGTCTTAAGTTACTCCAGTGACAAGAAATGCTGGTTTCCAGCCGACCCCTCTGCAGATAGATACCGAAAATAGAGAACAGCATTCCTGATGTTGACGGATAGGCAATGTGTCTCGAATTTCACATGGGGAGTATAAATGTATATACGGAAAACAACATCTCTACTTGCTCAACAAAGAAACTTGGAATTGTTGACGAACTGAAACTTCATTCTTTCGTTGTGCTAGAGTCGGCATGTCTGTAGCTTAGCAAGCGTAACTGGAGTGTGTGTGCAAATGGGTGGTGGCCCCtcgcccacctcctccttcctttGAGTTCTCACTGGAGACTCCAGGCACTCATCGCAGAGTCTAGACTGAAGTTAGTGAAGAGCCTCAGGGGTAGGTAAGCTTGGGATGTTGGTATGTGGAGGCCTGGAACGCTTGACCGTGAggttaggtaggtaaggtatgAGAGATTTGTTCTGAACAGAAAGGAGCTGGTTCATGATAGGTACTTGCAAGCGGCTTGGGAATCCCCGGACGGCCGACAACCTGCAACTGTCGGCGTTTGATCTTTGGGAGCTGCCTGGTCGTGGTGGGTGAGCCGGGCTGaagtggttgaggagggaggggtgtaGTCTGCTCTCTTCATGGCATGGCAAGGGGGGATGCTCGAGTGGGGTGTATGGCAGTCCGCTTTCTTGTGGCCTGACGAGAGGGGATTTATTCTCCGTCTTGCATTCTTTGCCGTGATGTTACAGTACGAATATGCGAGTGACGCCGAGAATACCGAGAGGTTTTTTCTCGTTTGCTTCATCAGAGATGGTCGTTTGTGAACCTAGCCCTACGCTAGATGATGGGGTAGATTCGGGCTTGTGATGGCCCGCCAGCCAAAGGGCCTGGTGAGTAAATTATTTCCCTTGCCGCTTGGTGATGTGGGTTACAGGCGGGAGGTCCCTTCTTGTTGCAGTGATTACCTTATCGTAACGGAGCTTCGGTGAAGCTATGGCTGTTTGATGCCACTTCAGGGATGTATTGTTGGAGCCTGTTGACGGCCCTTGCAGCGGGTAATGTGGTATCTGCGACTTGGGCAATCTTCACTGTCTTCAGTGGGTCTAGCTTGACGGTATCTACCATGGCCCTCGGGCTCGAGCAGGAAAACGATGGGG
This genomic window contains:
- a CDS encoding hypothetical protein (EggNog:ENOG503P8F9), coding for MANTRDTTMANPSASTSQERSEWRGPEIYLHLEFRVAWSRKPQPVKNHQVTYRSRASRERAPAFPRQVHAPNTNYLAAIRDFDQRQAVRRSLLAEGQQRAHHQLQEYYREDTRGRPQHQIPVLHEPEQESDQRRSRAESVSSHERGSSAPPPIGDNPWDVSVPRGQQTKALPPAPSQFRLGEGSDPWSTWSLPPGFDPTISLQDEPEDSAQRPQEWVASNPTEVSTFSPEPARATTHARDHVESGSVMTSPFSPEHFPDQPDTGRVRELEALSAAMMTVDNGFENQWWYQGRRSQVPEDANKTRSLHSPRPGTPEHAQLHRWSTEPIGSPETMSATVSGQTPSLAQTGFVSPITEAASPALGFGTLQRTLSTRSEELWFSERA